The proteins below are encoded in one region of Aeromonas jandaei:
- the dinF gene encoding MATE family efflux transporter DinF: protein MTHSVAHWWRDPSRHRAVFALALPMVFSNITTPLLGLVDTWVIGHLGQAWFLGGVSVGATLINLIFWLLGFLRMSTTGLTAQAHGAADGRAQLDTLLRGLGLAVALGLALLLLLFPLLPRLIALSGGSPEVQLYAGQYVAVRIWSAPAALCNLVIMGWLLGMQDARSPMAMLILTNLVNMALDALFVLGLGWQVRGVAAASVLADYCALGVGIWLVSRQLRQLAPTVWQDGWQRWRQLAPMVRLLGLNRDIFLRSLSLQLCFAFMTLQGARLGDVAVAANAVLLNFLMLISYGLDGFAYAVEAMVGRAIGLRDRHRLREAILLNLGWAALIASGFTLIFALFGSHLIGYITDIPAVVAEATRHLPWLVVMPLLAVWCFLLDGVFIGATRAKEMRNSMLLAAFGGFFPIWWLCQSWGVAALWAAMATLMVGRGLSLGVTCWRLERSGRLLDARH, encoded by the coding sequence GTGACGCACTCTGTTGCCCACTGGTGGCGAGATCCCTCTCGCCACCGCGCCGTCTTTGCCCTCGCCCTGCCGATGGTCTTCTCCAATATCACCACCCCCCTGCTGGGGCTGGTGGATACCTGGGTGATCGGTCATCTCGGGCAGGCCTGGTTTCTCGGGGGCGTCTCGGTCGGGGCGACCCTCATCAATCTCATCTTCTGGCTGCTCGGCTTCCTGAGGATGTCGACCACCGGACTGACGGCGCAGGCGCACGGTGCTGCTGACGGGCGGGCCCAGCTCGATACCCTGCTGCGCGGGTTGGGGCTGGCCGTTGCCCTCGGGCTGGCTCTGCTTCTGCTGCTGTTTCCCCTGCTGCCACGGCTGATTGCCCTGAGCGGCGGCTCGCCCGAGGTTCAGCTCTATGCTGGCCAGTACGTGGCGGTGCGGATCTGGAGCGCTCCGGCGGCGCTCTGCAATCTGGTGATCATGGGTTGGCTGCTGGGGATGCAGGATGCCCGCAGTCCCATGGCGATGCTGATCCTCACCAATCTGGTCAACATGGCGCTCGATGCCCTGTTTGTGCTGGGGCTCGGCTGGCAGGTGCGCGGCGTGGCGGCGGCCTCGGTGCTGGCCGATTACTGCGCGCTGGGGGTCGGCATCTGGCTGGTATCTCGTCAGCTGCGGCAATTGGCGCCGACGGTGTGGCAGGATGGCTGGCAGCGCTGGCGCCAGCTTGCTCCCATGGTGCGGCTGCTTGGCCTCAACCGCGATATCTTCCTGCGCTCCTTATCCCTGCAGCTCTGCTTTGCCTTTATGACTCTGCAAGGTGCCCGGCTGGGCGATGTGGCGGTGGCTGCGAATGCGGTGCTGCTCAACTTCCTGATGCTCATCTCCTACGGGCTCGATGGCTTCGCCTATGCCGTCGAGGCCATGGTCGGGCGGGCCATCGGCTTGCGGGATCGGCACCGGCTGCGGGAGGCCATCCTGCTCAATCTGGGCTGGGCGGCCCTCATCGCCAGCGGTTTTACCCTGATATTTGCCCTCTTCGGTAGCCACCTTATCGGCTATATCACCGATATTCCGGCGGTCGTGGCGGAGGCAACCCGCCACCTGCCCTGGCTGGTGGTGATGCCCTTGCTGGCGGTCTGGTGTTTCCTGCTGGATGGTGTATTCATCGGGGCGACCCGGGCGAAAGAGATGCGCAACAGCATGCTGCTGGCGGCATTTGGCGGTTTCTTCCCGATCTGGTGGCTCTGTCAGTCGTGGGGTGTTGCGGCACTGTGGGCTGCGATGGCGACGCTGATGGTGGGGCGTGGCTTGTCACTGGGGGTCACCTGTTGGCGACTGGAGCGAAGCGGGCGCCTGCTGGACGCCCGCCACTGA
- a CDS encoding cation diffusion facilitator family transporter → MSHQQYSRWVTFASMAAVTTATLLIIGKLIAWLMTDSSTLLASLTDSFMDVSASIINLLAIRYALAPADDEHRFGHGKAESLAGLIQSAFISGSALLLVMHGISSLLKQAPIERLEAGLWVSGGSIVLTLLLVSFQSFVIRKTNSVAIKADMLHYRSDLLLNAGVLLALVLAGQGWYWADGLFAILIGLFLLWGALHIGYESVQALLDRQLPAEEQARIMALCCAVEGVHGVHDLRTRQSGPTRFVQLHLELDDQIPLVKAHQIADEAELAVRQAFERMDVIIHMDPISVLTKEQQSPHPEQQ, encoded by the coding sequence TTGAGCCATCAACAATATTCCCGTTGGGTTACCTTTGCCAGCATGGCGGCCGTCACGACCGCCACCCTGCTCATCATCGGCAAACTGATCGCCTGGCTGATGACAGATTCATCAACCTTGCTGGCATCCCTGACTGACTCCTTTATGGATGTGAGCGCCTCCATCATCAACCTGCTGGCCATCCGTTATGCGCTGGCCCCTGCCGATGACGAGCACCGCTTCGGTCACGGCAAGGCCGAGTCGCTGGCCGGACTCATCCAGTCGGCCTTTATCTCGGGTTCCGCTTTGCTGCTGGTGATGCACGGCATCTCGTCGCTGCTCAAGCAGGCACCTATCGAGCGGCTGGAGGCGGGCCTCTGGGTCAGTGGTGGCTCCATCGTGCTGACCCTGCTGCTGGTCAGCTTCCAGAGCTTTGTCATTCGCAAGACCAACAGCGTCGCCATCAAGGCCGACATGCTGCACTACCGCTCTGATCTGCTGCTCAACGCCGGGGTGCTGCTGGCGCTGGTGTTGGCAGGACAGGGGTGGTACTGGGCCGACGGCCTGTTTGCCATCCTGATCGGTCTGTTCCTGCTGTGGGGGGCGTTGCATATTGGTTACGAATCGGTGCAGGCGCTGCTCGATCGTCAGTTGCCAGCCGAAGAACAAGCGAGAATAATGGCCCTCTGCTGCGCCGTCGAAGGGGTTCACGGCGTCCACGATCTGCGCACCCGCCAGTCGGGGCCGACCCGCTTTGTGCAGCTGCACCTGGAGCTGGATGACCAGATCCCTCTGGTCAAGGCCCATCAAATCGCCGATGAAGCCGAGCTGGCCGTGCGCCAGGCTTTCGAGCGAATGGACGTAATTATCCACATGGACCCCATCTCGGTGCTGACAAAAGAACAACAGAGCCCTCACCCTGAACAACAGTAG
- the plsB gene encoding glycerol-3-phosphate 1-O-acyltransferase PlsB yields MSLGQKISRAILQWPVSGLVNHKSLPENPITELNLDPARPIVYALKTSSITDLMTLQQCCEDLGLPGPFTPLELNSQLLPRYVCLDRPPPLFGKRSKPLPFLQEFHQLLDLHKQDPELDIQVVPVTLFWGRAPGREGEEASGWNIISSLAPNRLKKALIVILKGRENLVRFSPPLSLRYMADKHGTDEGIAHKLARVARTHFSRQQLAATGPKLPNRHLLFKQLLDSEVIQQAIEEEAQREGISLEKAKKRAHGYMDEIASDFSYRLIRLGESFLGWLWNKLYRGLSVNGAEKVRQLAQEGHEIVYVPCHRSHMDYLLLSYVIYHQGMVPPHIAAGINLNFWPAGPIFRHGGAFFIRRTFKGNPLYSTVFREYLNLLFAKGYSVEFFTEGGRSRTGRLLPPKTGMLAMTLQAMMRGLDRPVTLVPVYLGYEHVMEVNTYHNELKGSRKEKESFLQVLGILRKLRNYGRGFVNFGEPLTLNSYLSEHIPDWKQHIGEEERPEWMAGTVNELAELLMTRINGAAAVNGLTLSALALLAAERHALTRDELQAQLNTYLDLLKQVPYSPHSTMPAEDAATLLDQAMELNKFEVSEDKLGQIISLDRYQAILLTYYRNNILHLFAMPSLVAALIERCEGISHSELLARCIDIYPLLKTELFLRYEEDELPELVYALLAELQRQQLIEARDGGYWVNPANQMRLLLLAESIQETLQRYAIVLTRVLAQPHIEAEQLEADGLMMAERLGTLHGINAPEFFDQKLFSTLIHTLRKEGYFSSDCKPDLGRFQALADNIVPLLSNKIRRTIQAGNQL; encoded by the coding sequence ATGTCCCTAGGACAGAAGATTTCCAGAGCCATCTTGCAATGGCCGGTCAGCGGCTTGGTCAATCACAAGAGCCTGCCGGAAAATCCCATCACAGAACTCAATCTGGATCCGGCCAGACCCATCGTCTACGCCCTGAAGACCAGTTCGATCACTGACCTGATGACCCTGCAGCAATGCTGTGAGGATCTCGGTCTGCCCGGCCCCTTCACGCCGCTGGAGCTTAACAGCCAGCTGCTGCCGCGCTATGTCTGTCTGGATCGTCCGCCTCCCCTGTTTGGCAAACGCAGCAAACCTCTCCCCTTCCTGCAGGAGTTCCACCAGCTGCTGGATCTGCACAAGCAGGATCCCGAGCTGGATATCCAGGTGGTGCCCGTCACCCTGTTCTGGGGCCGCGCCCCGGGTCGGGAAGGCGAAGAGGCATCCGGCTGGAACATCATCAGCAGTCTGGCGCCGAACCGGCTGAAGAAGGCGCTCATCGTGATCCTCAAGGGTCGCGAGAATCTGGTGCGCTTCTCGCCGCCGCTCTCCCTGCGCTATATGGCCGACAAGCACGGCACTGACGAAGGGATCGCCCACAAACTGGCGCGGGTGGCTCGCACCCACTTCAGCCGCCAGCAACTCGCAGCCACCGGCCCGAAACTGCCGAACCGCCACCTGCTGTTCAAACAGCTGCTCGACTCCGAAGTGATCCAGCAGGCGATTGAAGAGGAGGCCCAGCGCGAAGGGATCAGCCTCGAGAAAGCCAAGAAGCGGGCTCACGGCTATATGGACGAGATCGCCTCCGACTTCTCCTACCGGCTGATCCGCCTTGGCGAGAGTTTCCTCGGCTGGCTGTGGAACAAGCTCTACCGCGGGCTCTCCGTCAACGGCGCCGAGAAGGTACGCCAGCTGGCACAGGAGGGGCACGAGATCGTCTACGTCCCCTGCCACCGCAGCCACATGGACTACCTGCTGCTCTCCTACGTTATCTATCACCAGGGGATGGTGCCGCCCCATATCGCGGCGGGTATCAACCTCAACTTCTGGCCGGCGGGCCCGATTTTCCGCCACGGCGGCGCCTTCTTCATCCGCCGTACCTTCAAGGGCAATCCGCTCTACAGCACGGTATTTCGTGAATACCTCAACCTGCTGTTCGCCAAGGGTTACTCGGTGGAGTTCTTCACCGAGGGTGGCCGCTCCCGTACCGGTCGCCTGCTGCCGCCCAAAACCGGCATGCTGGCGATGACCCTGCAGGCGATGATGCGCGGGCTGGACAGACCGGTCACTCTGGTGCCCGTCTATCTCGGTTACGAGCACGTGATGGAGGTGAACACCTACCACAACGAGCTCAAGGGCAGCCGCAAGGAGAAAGAGAGCTTCCTGCAGGTGCTCGGCATCCTGCGCAAGCTGCGCAACTATGGCCGTGGCTTCGTCAACTTCGGCGAACCGCTGACCCTCAACAGCTACCTGAGCGAGCATATTCCCGACTGGAAACAGCACATTGGAGAAGAGGAGCGTCCGGAGTGGATGGCGGGCACCGTCAACGAACTGGCCGAGCTGCTGATGACTCGCATCAACGGGGCTGCCGCGGTCAATGGCCTGACCCTGAGCGCACTGGCACTGCTGGCCGCCGAGCGTCACGCCCTGACCCGCGACGAACTGCAGGCCCAGCTCAACACCTATCTGGATCTGCTCAAGCAGGTGCCCTACAGCCCGCACAGCACCATGCCGGCCGAAGATGCCGCCACCCTGCTGGATCAGGCGATGGAGCTCAACAAGTTCGAGGTGAGTGAGGACAAGCTGGGCCAGATCATCAGTCTGGACCGCTATCAGGCGATCCTGCTGACCTACTACCGCAACAACATCCTCCACCTGTTCGCCATGCCTTCGCTGGTTGCGGCCCTGATCGAGCGTTGTGAAGGGATCTCCCACAGCGAGCTGCTGGCCCGCTGCATCGACATCTATCCGCTGCTCAAGACCGAGCTGTTCCTGCGCTATGAAGAGGATGAGCTGCCGGAGCTGGTCTATGCCCTGCTGGCCGAACTGCAGCGCCAGCAACTGATCGAAGCGCGCGATGGCGGCTACTGGGTCAACCCGGCCAACCAGATGCGCCTGCTGCTGCTGGCGGAGAGCATTCAGGAGACCCTGCAGCGTTACGCCATCGTGCTGACCCGGGTGCTGGCCCAGCCCCATATCGAGGCGGAGCAGCTGGAAGCGGACGGCCTGATGATGGCTGAGCGCCTCGGCACTTTGCACGGTATCAACGCCCCCGAGTTCTTCGACCAGAAGCTGTTCAGCACCCTGATCCACACCCTGCGCAAGGAGGGTTACTTCTCCTCCGACTGCAAGCCGGATCTCGGCCGCTTCCAGGCGCTGGCCGATAACATAGTGCCGCTGCTGAGCAACAAGATCCGCCGTACCATTCAGGCGGGCAACCAGCTCTGA
- the lexA gene encoding transcriptional repressor LexA, with translation MKPLTPRQAEVLELIKANMSETGMPPTRAEIAQKLGFKSANAAEEHLKALAKKGVIEIMPGTSRGIRLLLEEEEEVLEESGLPLIGKVAAGEPILAQEHIESHYQVDPALFHPRADFLLRVQGMSMKNIGILDGDLLAVHKTQEVRNGQVVVARLDEDVTVKRFQRKGSQVWLLPENEELSPIEVDLSSQHLTIEGLAVGVIRNADWM, from the coding sequence ATGAAACCCCTTACTCCCCGCCAGGCCGAAGTGCTGGAGTTGATCAAGGCGAATATGAGCGAAACCGGCATGCCGCCGACTCGCGCCGAGATTGCCCAGAAGCTTGGTTTCAAGTCGGCCAATGCGGCCGAAGAACATCTGAAGGCCCTGGCCAAAAAAGGGGTCATCGAGATCATGCCGGGCACGTCCCGCGGCATCCGCCTGCTGCTTGAAGAGGAGGAAGAGGTGCTGGAAGAGAGCGGCCTGCCCCTGATTGGCAAGGTGGCTGCCGGCGAACCTATCCTGGCGCAGGAGCATATCGAGAGCCACTATCAGGTGGATCCTGCCCTGTTCCATCCGCGGGCAGATTTTCTGCTGCGGGTGCAGGGGATGAGCATGAAGAACATCGGCATTCTGGATGGCGACCTGCTGGCTGTGCACAAGACTCAGGAGGTGCGCAATGGTCAGGTGGTGGTGGCTCGTCTCGATGAGGATGTCACCGTCAAGCGCTTCCAGCGCAAGGGTAGCCAGGTGTGGCTGCTGCCGGAAAACGAAGAGCTCTCCCCCATCGAGGTGGATCTCTCCAGCCAGCACCTCACTATCGAAGGTCTGGCCGTCGGCGTGATCCGCAACGCCGACTGGATGTAA
- a CDS encoding SCO family protein, whose amino-acid sequence MMKLRYPLLFLLLTGCLILAFYLTQPKRPEHADYYPVGRDINNFQLIDADNKPFTPANLLGHWTFLFVGYTYCPDICPTTLADIRSVYDQLKKLAPTTQVVFVSADPQRDDPARLKTYTAFFNPEFKAATAPHDKLFPFVRNLGLVYSIAKEGEKDYLIDHSASIVLINPKGKLQGVFRPKVERGQVPLVQMDSMLSDFSRILKLTGH is encoded by the coding sequence ATGATGAAGCTTCGCTATCCTCTGTTGTTTCTGCTGCTGACAGGCTGCCTGATCCTTGCCTTCTATCTCACCCAGCCAAAACGACCGGAGCATGCTGACTACTATCCGGTCGGGCGGGACATCAACAACTTCCAGCTGATCGATGCCGACAACAAGCCATTCACCCCGGCCAACTTGCTGGGACACTGGACCTTTCTCTTCGTCGGTTACACCTATTGTCCCGATATCTGCCCCACCACGCTGGCGGATATCCGCTCCGTCTACGATCAGTTGAAGAAGCTGGCACCGACCACTCAGGTGGTCTTTGTTTCGGCGGATCCCCAGCGCGATGATCCTGCCCGTCTCAAAACCTATACCGCCTTCTTCAACCCCGAGTTCAAGGCGGCGACGGCGCCACACGACAAGCTGTTCCCGTTTGTGCGCAATCTGGGGCTGGTCTACTCCATCGCCAAGGAGGGGGAGAAGGATTACCTGATCGATCACTCCGCCTCCATCGTCCTCATCAACCCCAAGGGCAAGTTGCAGGGGGTATTCCGGCCCAAGGTGGAGCGCGGCCAGGTACCGCTGGTGCAGATGGATAGCATGCTCTCCGACTTCTCCCGCATCCTGAAGCTGACAGGTCACTGA
- the trmL gene encoding tRNA (uridine(34)/cytosine(34)/5-carboxymethylaminomethyluridine(34)-2'-O)-methyltransferase TrmL, whose amino-acid sequence MLDIVLYQPEIPPNTGNIIRLCANTGYRLHLIEPLGFEWDDKRVKRAGLDYHEFAEVKRWPSYEAFLAEVAPKRVFACTTKGRTAHSAVQFALGDALLFGPESRGLPIEIIESLPFEQRVRIPMLPQSRSMNLSNAVSVFVYESWRQLGYPGAM is encoded by the coding sequence ATGCTCGATATCGTCCTCTACCAGCCCGAAATTCCGCCCAATACCGGCAATATCATCCGGCTTTGTGCCAATACCGGATACCGGCTCCATCTGATCGAGCCGCTGGGATTTGAGTGGGATGACAAGCGGGTGAAGCGGGCGGGACTCGACTATCACGAGTTTGCCGAGGTGAAGCGCTGGCCGAGCTATGAGGCCTTTCTGGCAGAAGTGGCGCCCAAGCGGGTATTTGCCTGCACCACCAAGGGACGCACCGCGCACTCGGCCGTGCAGTTTGCTCTCGGCGACGCCCTGCTGTTCGGCCCGGAGAGCCGCGGCCTGCCCATCGAGATCATCGAGAGTCTGCCATTCGAGCAGCGGGTACGCATCCCCATGCTGCCCCAGAGCCGCAGCATGAATCTCTCCAACGCGGTCTCGGTCTTTGTCTACGAGAGCTGGCGCCAGCTCGGTTATCCCGGCGCCATGTAA
- a CDS encoding response regulator, with the protein MNRILLVDDDLELTQLLTEILTLEGFQVTVAEDGEEGLQRLAEQSFNLVLLDVMMPKLNGFAMLAKLRKTHETPVLMLTARGDSQDRVNGLEAGADDYLAKPFDDRELLARVRAILRRTQSAPPQRGNSSDEVSFMDIVLQPGLQQARCGEQLLELTATEFGLLECLLRNPGQIVSKSHLSEQVLGKKLEPFDRAIDMHLSNLRKKLPERVDGQPRFKTVRGRGYLWLEQE; encoded by the coding sequence ATGAACAGAATACTCCTGGTCGACGACGATCTTGAATTGACCCAGTTGCTCACCGAAATTCTGACCCTGGAGGGATTTCAGGTCACGGTCGCCGAGGATGGTGAAGAGGGGCTGCAACGACTGGCAGAGCAGAGCTTCAATCTGGTACTGCTCGATGTGATGATGCCCAAACTCAACGGCTTCGCCATGCTGGCCAAGCTGCGCAAGACCCATGAAACACCGGTACTGATGCTGACCGCCCGTGGCGACAGCCAGGATCGGGTCAACGGTCTTGAGGCGGGGGCCGACGACTATCTGGCCAAGCCGTTCGATGATCGGGAGCTGCTGGCCCGGGTGCGTGCCATCCTGCGCCGTACCCAGAGCGCCCCGCCCCAGCGCGGCAACTCCTCCGACGAAGTCAGCTTTATGGACATAGTGCTGCAACCCGGCCTGCAGCAGGCACGCTGCGGCGAGCAGCTGCTGGAGCTGACCGCTACCGAGTTCGGCCTGCTTGAGTGCCTGCTGCGCAATCCCGGCCAGATCGTCAGCAAGAGTCACCTCTCCGAGCAGGTGCTCGGCAAGAAGCTGGAGCCCTTCGATCGCGCCATCGACATGCACCTGAGCAACCTGCGCAAGAAGCTGCCGGAGCGCGTCGATGGCCAGCCCCGCTTCAAAACCGTACGGGGGCGCGGCTATCTGTGGCTAGAGCAAGAATAA
- a CDS encoding ATP-binding protein, protein MARARIKGGTSLNGISTHIFLWFWFMLLVILAAVISLPTLDPRNQIPLPTHEVARMQNNVQALLNAADPDQDFDLAKAMDKIAMLPVDNVYIRDEKGQIQSTTHPRKFVVRFMVDADDPGKPMLRNEHRKAIAGPFLMQHHGHSYHVYFGLNAENPYLFLFIQVLDHPIRILGVAMLISTPLCLLLAWRLTRPILQLQKSVSQLAAGNLEVQIPNLGRRDEIGQLADHVSRMVETLKSMIQKQKQLLSDISHELRSPLTRMQLAQALIRRKQGDSAELARIESEIGRLDKLIGDLLDLSRVQQHVEAPVVQPLADLLEPMLEDAMFEANQSGKQLRLPQLPTESIQMWPELLSRAIENPLRNALKYAREFIKVEWYRDGKEWVMTIRDDGPGVPDEQQPLLFQPFFRVDDARNAKTGGTGLGLAIAAEAIQRHGGTIAASNNHPTGLTVTIKLPVA, encoded by the coding sequence GTGGCTAGAGCAAGAATAAAGGGGGGCACCTCCCTCAACGGGATCTCGACCCACATCTTCCTCTGGTTCTGGTTTATGTTGCTGGTGATCCTCGCGGCAGTCATCAGCCTGCCGACGCTCGATCCCCGCAACCAGATCCCGCTGCCCACTCACGAGGTGGCACGGATGCAGAACAATGTGCAGGCGCTGCTCAATGCCGCCGACCCGGATCAGGATTTCGATCTGGCCAAGGCGATGGACAAGATCGCCATGCTGCCGGTGGACAACGTCTATATCCGCGACGAGAAGGGGCAGATCCAGTCCACCACCCATCCACGCAAGTTCGTGGTGCGCTTCATGGTGGATGCCGATGACCCAGGCAAGCCCATGCTGCGCAACGAGCACCGCAAAGCGATCGCCGGCCCCTTTCTGATGCAGCATCACGGCCACAGCTACCACGTCTATTTCGGGCTCAATGCCGAAAACCCCTACCTGTTCCTGTTCATTCAGGTGCTGGATCACCCGATCCGCATTCTCGGGGTAGCCATGCTGATTAGCACGCCGCTCTGTCTGCTGCTCGCCTGGCGGTTGACCCGCCCGATCCTGCAGTTGCAGAAATCGGTCTCCCAGCTGGCGGCCGGCAACCTTGAGGTGCAGATCCCCAACCTTGGCCGCCGCGACGAGATCGGCCAGCTGGCCGACCATGTCAGCCGCATGGTGGAAACGCTTAAGAGCATGATCCAGAAGCAGAAACAGCTGCTCTCAGACATCTCTCACGAGCTGCGCAGCCCCTTAACCCGGATGCAGCTGGCGCAGGCGCTGATCCGCCGCAAGCAGGGCGACAGCGCCGAGCTGGCCCGGATCGAATCGGAGATAGGCCGCCTGGACAAGCTGATCGGGGACCTGCTCGACCTGTCGCGGGTACAGCAGCATGTGGAGGCCCCCGTCGTGCAGCCGCTGGCCGATCTGCTGGAACCCATGCTCGAAGATGCCATGTTTGAGGCGAACCAGAGCGGCAAACAGCTCAGGCTGCCGCAACTGCCGACCGAGTCGATCCAGATGTGGCCGGAGCTGCTCTCGCGAGCCATCGAGAACCCGCTGCGCAACGCCCTCAAATATGCCCGCGAGTTTATCAAGGTGGAGTGGTATCGGGATGGCAAGGAGTGGGTGATGACTATTCGGGATGACGGGCCCGGCGTACCTGACGAGCAGCAGCCGCTGCTGTTCCAGCCCTTCTTCCGGGTCGATGATGCCCGCAATGCCAAGACCGGCGGAACCGGGCTGGGGCTGGCTATCGCGGCGGAGGCGATCCAGCGCCATGGCGGCACCATTGCCGCCAGCAACAACCACCCGACCGGCCTCACCGTCACCATCAAACTACCGGTCGCCTGA
- the cysE gene encoding serine O-acetyltransferase — MDDLVAKTWQKIQQEAECMAAQEPMLASFFHSTILNHKNLRSALSFQLANKLDSATMPAIALREVIELALRSEPELLAVVAADICAVQDRDPAVDLFSTPLLYLKGFHALQGYRVANWLWRQGRRSLALYLQNQISVVFGVDVHPAARIGKGIMFDHATGIVVGETAVIEDDVSILQSVTLGGTGKESGDRHPKIREGVMIGAGAKVLGNIEVGMGAKIGAGSVVINPVPPHTTVAGVPAKIVGRPECDKPSLDMDQCL; from the coding sequence ATGGATGATCTGGTTGCCAAAACCTGGCAGAAAATTCAGCAAGAAGCAGAGTGCATGGCGGCCCAGGAGCCGATGCTGGCCAGCTTCTTCCACTCCACCATTCTCAATCACAAGAATTTGCGCTCGGCCCTCAGCTTCCAGCTGGCCAACAAGCTCGACAGCGCCACCATGCCCGCCATCGCCCTGCGCGAGGTGATCGAGCTGGCGCTGCGCAGCGAGCCGGAGCTGCTGGCTGTGGTTGCCGCCGACATCTGTGCCGTACAGGATCGCGATCCGGCGGTTGACCTCTTCTCCACTCCGCTGCTCTACCTCAAGGGGTTCCATGCCCTGCAGGGCTATCGGGTCGCCAACTGGCTGTGGCGTCAGGGGCGCCGCTCGCTGGCACTCTACCTGCAGAACCAGATCTCGGTGGTATTCGGGGTCGATGTGCATCCGGCAGCCCGCATCGGCAAGGGGATCATGTTTGACCACGCCACCGGCATAGTGGTAGGCGAGACGGCGGTCATTGAAGATGACGTCTCCATCCTGCAGAGCGTGACCCTCGGTGGTACCGGCAAGGAGAGCGGCGATCGCCATCCCAAGATCCGCGAAGGGGTGATGATAGGGGCGGGCGCCAAGGTGCTCGGCAATATCGAAGTGGGCATGGGCGCCAAAATTGGCGCCGGCAGCGTGGTGATCAACCCGGTGCCACCCCATACCACAGTCGCTGGCGTACCCGCCAAAATCGTCGGCCGTCCGGAGTGCGACAAGCCTTCGCTGGATATGGATCAGTGCCTCTGA